A stretch of the uncultured Trichococcus sp. genome encodes the following:
- a CDS encoding cysteine desulfurase family protein — MIYFDHAATTPVRPEVVAVIQDSLIEDYGNPSSTYALGRRTRQHIDQARRIFASSIKADPADIIITSCGTESNNTAIIPTALALRGKGKHLITSAAEHHAVLHPMHYLETLGFEVTFLPVDDTGKVTVQSLKDAIREDTILVSLMYANNEVGSINPIAEIGAHLAERNILFHTDAVQAYGSEQIDVGQQHIDLLSVSAHKINGPKGIGFLYRKNSLHLPNFIHGGSQENDHRGGTENTPYIKGFAEAVTLMEAERKENNRKKRELGVYFLNGLEKIGVPFECNGIYPEGVPHILNVWLPGMRADKMLIQCDLKGIMLSAGSACTAGSLEPSHVLEAMYGKDNPRASESLRLSFGPDNTTDEVETLIALLQNIHNKQYKNG, encoded by the coding sequence TTGATTTATTTCGACCATGCCGCTACTACGCCGGTGCGACCTGAAGTTGTGGCAGTCATTCAGGATTCGCTTATTGAAGATTACGGGAATCCTTCCAGCACCTATGCGCTTGGAAGGCGAACAAGACAGCATATCGACCAAGCCCGCAGAATTTTTGCGTCATCCATCAAAGCGGATCCGGCTGATATCATCATCACAAGCTGCGGTACTGAATCCAACAATACCGCAATCATACCGACTGCGTTGGCTTTGAGAGGGAAAGGCAAGCACCTGATCACTTCTGCAGCAGAACACCACGCAGTCCTGCATCCGATGCACTATCTGGAGACATTAGGTTTTGAGGTGACCTTTCTGCCGGTGGATGACACCGGAAAAGTGACGGTGCAATCCTTGAAGGATGCGATTCGGGAGGATACAATCCTGGTCTCATTGATGTATGCCAACAACGAGGTGGGCAGCATCAATCCGATTGCTGAAATCGGTGCGCATTTGGCCGAGAGGAATATCCTGTTCCATACCGATGCGGTTCAAGCATATGGCAGTGAGCAGATTGATGTCGGACAACAGCATATCGATCTGTTGTCCGTTTCCGCTCACAAAATCAATGGTCCCAAAGGAATAGGATTTTTATACCGTAAAAATAGCCTGCATCTTCCTAATTTCATCCATGGCGGGAGCCAAGAAAACGACCACCGCGGTGGTACGGAAAATACGCCCTACATAAAGGGGTTTGCTGAGGCAGTAACTCTGATGGAAGCAGAACGCAAAGAAAACAACCGCAAAAAGCGTGAGCTGGGCGTTTATTTCCTGAATGGACTTGAAAAGATCGGCGTTCCGTTTGAATGTAACGGTATCTATCCGGAAGGGGTTCCGCACATCTTGAACGTCTGGTTGCCGGGTATGCGTGCCGACAAAATGCTGATCCAGTGCGATCTCAAAGGGATCATGCTGTCTGCCGGATCAGCCTGTACAGCCGGTAGCCTTGAACCGAGTCACGTATTGGAAGCGATGTACGGAAAGGATAATCCGCGCGCATCGGAATCCCTGCGCCTTTCTTTTGGACCGGATAACACAACCGACGAGGTGGAAACGTTGATCGCATTGTTGCAAAACATACACAATAAGCAGTACAAGAACGGCTGA
- the gshAB gene encoding bifunctional glutamate--cysteine ligase GshA/glutathione synthetase GshB codes for MTDFKEIILTHKLSALFSKASFGIEKESQRITGEGRIARTNHPAVFGNRSFHPYIQTDFAESQPELITPPMQSIEETHEWLMAIHDVVLRSLPEDEYLLPCSIPPIMPASEEIKVAKLDSADDVAYREYLVSVYGNKKQMVSGIHFNFELNAALIKELHQLSGSTSTLKEFQSDVYLKMAHNFIRHQWIMTYLMGGSISADSSYFEKESQHELPLDGYTRSIRSSKYGYVNNTDVHVSFESIDAYVQDIEGMVTTGKLIAEKEFYSTVRFRGANKARDLLTNGIAYLEFRLFDLNPFAEFGMHKEDMYFIHYFLLYLLWIEKDASEEEMKIGKEMNYATALENPLQPSAFQSEGVAFLEGMLQMLEAIGAEEKISAIVKEKIEVFHNPEKTVAGQMVKAVDASKSKAIWAASLAKKYKESAWERPYALRGFEDMELSTQILLFDAIQKGLKINLLDRYDQFISLTYKNHREYVKKGNMTAKDTYIGPLIMENKVVTKKILAENGFVVPDSGEYHSAEAALRDYPIFAGKGIVVKPKSTNYGLGISIFKDGASFESYEKAIHMAFEEDEDVLVEDYLSGTEYRFFVIGNETKAVLLRVPANVVGDGKQTIRQLVAEKNKDSLRGKNHRTPLALIGTGELEKLTIQGQGYTFDTIPPAGVTVRLRDNSNISTGGDSIDVTDQMHDSYKKLAVQMAAALGVAVCGVDIIIPDHSVPAEQVEPNYGVIEANFNPAMLIHIYPYQGKSRRLTMEILRLLFPEMHLEEE; via the coding sequence ATGACGGATTTCAAAGAGATTATTTTAACACATAAATTATCGGCATTATTTTCGAAAGCCTCTTTTGGAATCGAAAAAGAAAGTCAGCGGATAACGGGTGAGGGCAGAATCGCCCGTACAAATCACCCGGCGGTATTCGGAAATCGTAGTTTCCATCCTTACATACAGACTGACTTTGCGGAAAGCCAACCAGAATTGATCACACCTCCGATGCAATCGATCGAGGAAACGCATGAATGGTTGATGGCTATCCACGATGTCGTGCTGCGTTCCTTACCTGAAGATGAGTATCTGTTGCCTTGCAGCATTCCGCCGATCATGCCGGCGAGCGAAGAAATCAAGGTAGCCAAATTGGACAGTGCGGATGACGTTGCCTACCGGGAATATCTGGTGTCGGTATACGGGAACAAGAAGCAGATGGTCAGCGGCATTCATTTCAATTTCGAGTTGAATGCTGCCCTCATCAAAGAACTTCACCAGCTTTCCGGGTCGACCAGTACGCTTAAGGAGTTCCAATCGGATGTGTATTTGAAGATGGCGCATAACTTCATCCGTCACCAATGGATCATGACCTATCTGATGGGAGGGTCGATATCCGCCGACAGCTCCTACTTCGAAAAGGAGTCGCAGCATGAATTGCCTCTGGATGGGTACACAAGAAGCATCCGCAGCAGCAAGTACGGATACGTCAATAATACGGACGTGCATGTTTCTTTTGAATCGATTGATGCCTATGTGCAGGATATCGAGGGAATGGTGACTACCGGTAAGCTCATTGCCGAAAAAGAATTTTATTCCACTGTCAGATTCAGAGGGGCAAACAAAGCGCGTGATTTGCTGACGAACGGAATCGCCTATCTCGAATTCAGGTTGTTCGATCTGAACCCATTTGCTGAGTTCGGCATGCATAAAGAGGACATGTACTTCATCCATTATTTCCTGCTCTATTTATTGTGGATCGAGAAAGATGCCAGCGAAGAAGAGATGAAAATCGGTAAAGAAATGAACTATGCGACAGCATTGGAGAATCCTTTGCAGCCATCCGCATTCCAATCGGAAGGGGTTGCTTTCCTCGAAGGGATGCTGCAGATGTTGGAGGCGATCGGGGCTGAAGAGAAGATAAGTGCAATCGTCAAAGAAAAAATCGAAGTATTCCATAATCCGGAAAAGACAGTTGCAGGACAGATGGTCAAAGCGGTGGATGCATCCAAAAGCAAAGCGATATGGGCAGCATCTTTGGCAAAAAAATACAAAGAGTCCGCCTGGGAACGTCCGTATGCGTTGAGAGGTTTTGAGGACATGGAACTCTCCACGCAGATTCTGCTGTTCGACGCCATCCAAAAGGGTTTGAAAATCAATTTGCTCGACCGATACGATCAATTCATCTCGCTGACTTATAAAAACCATCGCGAATATGTGAAAAAAGGCAATATGACGGCAAAGGACACCTATATCGGTCCGTTAATCATGGAAAATAAGGTCGTCACCAAAAAAATATTGGCGGAGAACGGTTTTGTGGTTCCTGACAGCGGAGAGTATCACTCTGCAGAAGCAGCTTTGCGCGACTATCCTATCTTTGCCGGTAAAGGCATTGTCGTCAAACCAAAGTCCACTAATTATGGGCTAGGGATTTCCATCTTCAAGGATGGTGCCTCCTTTGAGAGTTATGAGAAAGCCATCCATATGGCATTTGAAGAAGACGAAGATGTGCTTGTGGAAGATTACCTGTCCGGCACCGAGTACCGTTTCTTTGTCATCGGCAATGAGACGAAGGCCGTATTGTTGCGCGTACCTGCCAATGTGGTTGGTGACGGCAAACAGACAATCCGCCAATTGGTCGCAGAAAAGAACAAAGACAGCTTGCGCGGCAAAAATCATCGTACGCCGCTGGCATTGATCGGGACCGGAGAACTCGAAAAGTTGACGATCCAGGGTCAAGGGTATACTTTCGACACCATTCCGCCTGCAGGAGTAACGGTTCGGTTGAGGGATAATTCCAATATCAGTACCGGTGGCGATTCGATTGATGTTACGGATCAGATGCACGATAGCTACAAAAAATTGGCGGTGCAGATGGCAGCTGCACTGGGTGTAGCGGTCTGCGGAGTGGATATCATCATCCCGGATCATTCGGTACCGGCCGAGCAAGTGGAACCAAATTACGGGGTTATCGAAGCGAATTTCAACCCGGCCATGCTGATCCACATATACCCCTATCAAGGAAAAAGCCGGCGTTTGACGATGGAAATCCTGCGTTTATTGTTCCCGGAAATGCATCTGGAGGAAGAATAG
- a CDS encoding replication-associated recombination protein A has product MKQPLAYRMRPVHIDEVIGQSHLVGEDKIIRRMVDAKMLSSMILYGPPGIGKTSIASAIAGSTHSAFRQLNAATDTKKDLQIVVEEAKFSGQVILLLDEVHRLDKPKQDFLLPHLESGQVILIGATTENPYISISPAIRSRTQIFELKALTTKDVILALERAIADEKRGLGKEKIAIDEEALLHFARSTMGDVRGSLNALELAALSTKPDADGTIHITLAIAEECVQKKALVHDKNGDAHYDVISAFQKSIRGSDVDAAMHYLARLLEAGELLIACRRLMVCAYEDIGLGNPQAVSRTVLAVQAAEKLGLPEARIPLANAVVDLALSPKSNSAYLALDSALADVRAGKSGDIPDSLRDAHYSGANKLGRGIGYQYPHDFPDHWIKQQYLPDVLKGRRYYEPASTGKYEQALANQLQNRFNKDS; this is encoded by the coding sequence ATGAAACAACCTTTAGCATACCGTATGCGTCCCGTCCATATCGATGAAGTCATCGGTCAAAGTCATCTGGTCGGCGAAGACAAAATCATCCGCCGCATGGTCGATGCCAAGATGCTTTCTTCCATGATACTTTATGGCCCACCGGGAATCGGCAAAACCAGCATAGCGAGCGCCATCGCCGGATCGACACATTCGGCATTTCGGCAACTGAACGCCGCCACCGACACAAAAAAAGACCTTCAGATTGTCGTGGAGGAAGCCAAATTTTCCGGGCAGGTCATCCTCTTGCTTGATGAAGTGCATCGCTTGGACAAACCCAAGCAGGATTTTCTGCTGCCGCACCTTGAAAGCGGCCAGGTCATCCTGATCGGCGCCACTACCGAAAATCCATACATCAGCATCAGTCCCGCCATCCGGAGCCGGACCCAAATTTTCGAATTGAAGGCCCTTACCACAAAGGACGTCATATTGGCGCTGGAACGGGCCATTGCGGATGAAAAACGCGGTTTGGGGAAAGAAAAGATTGCGATCGACGAAGAGGCCTTGCTTCATTTCGCCAGGAGCACGATGGGTGACGTCCGCGGTTCGCTCAACGCCTTGGAATTGGCTGCCCTCTCAACCAAACCGGATGCAGACGGCACCATCCACATCACCTTGGCTATCGCTGAAGAGTGTGTCCAAAAGAAAGCGCTGGTCCACGATAAGAATGGCGATGCCCATTATGATGTCATATCGGCATTCCAAAAATCGATCCGCGGCAGCGATGTCGATGCGGCCATGCATTATTTGGCCAGACTGTTGGAAGCCGGAGAATTGCTGATTGCCTGCAGACGCTTGATGGTTTGTGCCTACGAAGATATCGGCTTAGGTAATCCACAAGCTGTTTCCCGTACCGTTTTGGCCGTTCAGGCTGCCGAAAAGTTGGGCTTGCCGGAAGCACGCATTCCTTTGGCCAACGCTGTCGTTGATTTGGCACTTTCGCCGAAATCCAATTCGGCTTATCTTGCCTTGGACAGCGCCCTGGCGGATGTGCGCGCCGGAAAATCCGGCGACATACCGGATAGTTTGCGCGATGCCCATTACAGCGGAGCAAATAAGTTGGGTCGCGGCATCGGTTACCAATACCCTCACGATTTCCCGGACCATTGGATCAAACAGCAATATTTGCCGGACGTGCTGAAAGGTCGCCGCTACTACGAACCCGCATCGACAGGTAAATATGAACAAGCCTTAGCCAACCAATTGCAGAATCGCTTCAATAAAGATTCCTGA
- a CDS encoding universal stress protein, with product MFQEYKKILIPVDGSRESELSFRKAVEVAKRNKAAIIITHIIDTRAIQTPTGFEGSFTDEIVRQSKTLMEEYKTYATNEGITDVHTVVEYGSPKAIIAKDLPAEYGVDLIMIGATGLNAVERLFIGSVSEYVIRNAPCDVLVVRTDLENKPKAKKS from the coding sequence ATGTTTCAAGAGTATAAGAAGATTTTGATACCGGTTGACGGATCCAGAGAATCAGAATTATCCTTCCGTAAAGCAGTGGAAGTAGCCAAACGGAACAAAGCAGCCATCATCATCACTCATATTATAGATACAAGAGCCATCCAGACCCCTACAGGCTTTGAAGGCAGTTTTACGGATGAAATCGTCCGCCAATCCAAAACATTGATGGAAGAATACAAAACTTATGCTACGAATGAAGGCATAACCGATGTTCATACCGTCGTCGAATATGGATCTCCGAAGGCCATCATAGCAAAAGATTTGCCTGCCGAATACGGTGTGGATCTGATCATGATCGGTGCGACCGGCCTTAATGCCGTCGAGCGGCTGTTCATCGGCTCTGTATCCGAGTACGTCATCCGCAATGCACCTTGCGATGTGCTGGTCGTCCGGACCGACCTCGAGAACAAACCCAAAGCTAAGAAAAGCTGA